The following proteins are co-located in the Nisaea sediminum genome:
- a CDS encoding methyltransferase domain-containing protein has product MNASPAVQSRKEKVLRCLDVRNQTGVEIGPLDRPIVSRSEGNVLYMDHLDTENLKRKYAEHAVQGLVSVEKLVDVDLVADGRKFAEILGDRGPVDYVIASHVIEHIPDPVGWLCDLAEGLTDGGLVSLVVPDRLFTFDHYRRPSNAGDLIDAFLQHREMATPGQIFDYVANVAVVDPMTVWKGELLQRVPSPGHTPEQALNLARLRLSDNVAPDVHCSVFSANDFADVFRQIIALDLLPYEIAALEPTAFGEIEFFVTLRKSSASAKERAATVPLDVPAPALAEGTASDPDRFSLVIPMRVPGWLRAMIPAPVKKALKGSLVHRSSSRRFPGARSS; this is encoded by the coding sequence GTGAACGCATCGCCCGCGGTTCAGAGCCGCAAAGAGAAAGTCCTGCGCTGCCTGGATGTCAGAAACCAGACCGGTGTCGAAATCGGTCCCCTGGATCGCCCGATCGTGTCGCGGTCCGAGGGGAACGTGCTCTACATGGACCATCTCGATACCGAGAATCTGAAGCGGAAATATGCCGAGCATGCCGTTCAGGGCCTGGTCTCCGTCGAGAAGCTCGTCGATGTCGATCTCGTTGCGGACGGGCGCAAGTTCGCCGAGATCCTCGGGGATCGCGGACCCGTCGATTATGTGATCGCCAGCCACGTCATCGAGCATATTCCCGACCCGGTCGGCTGGTTGTGCGACCTGGCCGAGGGTTTGACCGACGGGGGGCTGGTTTCGCTCGTGGTGCCGGACCGGCTGTTCACCTTCGATCATTACCGGCGGCCTTCGAATGCCGGCGATCTGATCGATGCGTTTCTGCAGCACCGTGAGATGGCGACACCCGGGCAGATCTTCGATTACGTCGCGAATGTCGCGGTCGTGGATCCGATGACGGTGTGGAAAGGCGAGCTCCTGCAGCGTGTTCCCTCACCCGGCCATACGCCGGAGCAGGCGCTGAACCTCGCGCGGTTGCGGCTGAGCGACAATGTGGCGCCGGACGTCCATTGCTCGGTTTTCTCCGCGAACGACTTCGCCGATGTGTTTCGCCAGATCATTGCCTTGGACCTGCTTCCCTACGAGATCGCGGCGCTTGAACCCACGGCATTCGGCGAGATCGAGTTTTTCGTCACGCTGCGCAAATCCTCCGCGTCCGCGAAAGAGCGGGCGGCGACGGTTCCTCTGGACGTACCGGCACCCGCATTGGCCGAGGGAACAGCCTCCGACCCGGACCGTTTCTCCCTGGTGATTCCGATGCGCGTGCCGGGATGGCTGCGCGCGATGATCCCTGCGCCGGTCAAGAAGGCGCTGAAGGGAAGTCTGGTGCATCGGTCCTCATCCAGGCGATTTCCGGGAGCCCGGAGCTCTTAA
- a CDS encoding GDP-mannose 4,6-dehydratase, with protein sequence MTGPVLVTGADGFIGSHLVETLLEEGREVRALALYNSFGSTGWLETIPRELRGGLEIVLGDIRDRSCVVGAAKGTSAILHLAALIAIPYSYRAPESYIDTNVTGTLNVLEAARLWETGRVVCTSTSEIYGTAQFVPITEEHPVNPQSPYAASKAAADHLALSYEKSFGLPVAVLRPFNTYGPRQSARAVIPTIITQLARGAEEIRLGAVSPTRDFTFVRDTAAGFVAAMRADRAIGRVTNIGSGFEISVGETAAAIGRVMGRNVEIVSDEERLRPEASEVERLFAGVEVAEDILGWAPAHGGREGFDKGLERTIEWFTEPANLARYPEGYQV encoded by the coding sequence ATGACGGGTCCGGTTCTGGTGACCGGCGCCGATGGTTTCATCGGCTCGCATCTGGTTGAAACTCTGCTGGAAGAGGGCCGCGAGGTCCGGGCGCTCGCGCTCTACAATTCCTTCGGTTCCACCGGCTGGCTGGAGACGATCCCCAGGGAGTTGCGCGGCGGGCTGGAGATCGTTCTCGGCGACATCCGCGACCGCAGCTGCGTCGTCGGCGCCGCCAAAGGGACCTCGGCGATCCTGCATCTTGCCGCCCTGATCGCGATTCCCTACTCCTACAGGGCGCCCGAAAGCTACATAGACACGAACGTGACCGGTACGCTGAACGTGCTGGAAGCCGCCCGGCTCTGGGAAACGGGGCGGGTGGTGTGCACCTCGACCAGCGAGATCTACGGCACCGCGCAGTTCGTGCCGATCACCGAGGAGCATCCGGTCAATCCGCAGAGCCCCTATGCGGCCTCGAAGGCGGCGGCGGACCATCTGGCGCTGTCCTACGAGAAAAGCTTCGGTCTGCCGGTGGCGGTGCTCCGGCCCTTCAACACCTACGGTCCGCGCCAGTCGGCCCGCGCGGTGATCCCGACCATCATCACCCAGCTCGCCCGGGGAGCGGAGGAGATCCGACTCGGGGCGGTCTCGCCGACCCGCGATTTCACCTTCGTCCGCGACACGGCCGCCGGTTTCGTCGCGGCGATGCGGGCGGACAGGGCGATCGGCCGGGTCACGAATATCGGCAGCGGCTTCGAGATCTCCGTCGGCGAGACGGCGGCGGCAATCGGCCGGGTCATGGGGCGGAATGTCGAGATCGTCTCGGACGAGGAACGTCTCCGGCCCGAGGCCAGCGAGGTCGAGCGTCTGTTCGCGGGTGTGGAGGTCGCGGAGGACATTCTCGGCTGGGCGCCGGCGCATGGTGGCCGCGAGGGCTTCGACAAGGGGCTGGAGAGGACTATCGAGTGGTTCACCGAACCCGCCAATCTCGCGCGCTATCCCGAAGGGTACCAGGTGTGA
- a CDS encoding LegC family aminotransferase, with amino-acid sequence MTAALKNTSYDEDALVAAVTSVLPGSRPLPLHEPEFIGREKEYLADCIDTGWVSSVGSYVDRFETLVAEKSGTRFGVACVSGTAALHIALVAAGVSRDDEVLVQALTFVASANAVYHAGALPHFVDSEYATLGLDPDALDAYLGEIAELRDGAAWNRLTGRRISAVVPMHVFGHPVRMERLAEVAERWHIIVVEDAAESLGSSRNGRPMGSFGKLAAVSFNGNKTITTGGGGAVVTDDEALAKHLKHLTTTAKLPHRWAFDHDEVAYNYRLPNLNAALGCAQFEMLDRFLAEKRALAEAYERALTGIPGVEFFREPDGCRGNYWLNAVLVPDRAARDSLLERLNGEGIHARPCWTPMHELPFNRDCPRGPLGVTEALVDRIVNLPSSAKLGRRV; translated from the coding sequence ATGACGGCCGCATTGAAGAATACCAGCTACGATGAGGACGCGCTTGTCGCCGCCGTGACGTCGGTTCTGCCCGGGAGCCGCCCGCTGCCGCTGCACGAGCCGGAATTCATCGGCCGCGAGAAGGAATATCTGGCCGATTGCATCGATACCGGCTGGGTCTCCTCGGTCGGCTCCTATGTCGACAGGTTCGAGACGCTCGTGGCGGAGAAGTCCGGGACGAGGTTCGGCGTTGCCTGCGTCAGCGGGACGGCGGCCCTGCATATCGCTTTGGTCGCCGCCGGGGTGTCGCGGGACGACGAGGTGCTGGTGCAGGCCCTGACCTTCGTGGCGTCGGCCAATGCGGTCTATCATGCTGGCGCTCTGCCGCATTTCGTCGACAGCGAGTACGCGACGCTCGGTCTCGATCCGGACGCGCTCGACGCCTATCTCGGCGAGATCGCGGAACTGCGGGACGGCGCGGCCTGGAACCGTCTGACCGGACGCCGGATAAGTGCCGTCGTGCCGATGCATGTCTTCGGTCACCCGGTCCGGATGGAGCGGCTCGCAGAGGTAGCCGAGCGCTGGCATATCATTGTTGTCGAGGATGCGGCCGAGAGCCTCGGTTCCAGCCGAAACGGTCGTCCCATGGGGAGTTTCGGCAAACTCGCCGCGGTCAGCTTCAACGGCAACAAGACGATCACGACCGGCGGCGGCGGCGCCGTCGTCACCGATGACGAAGCTCTCGCGAAGCACCTCAAGCATCTGACGACGACGGCAAAACTGCCGCATCGCTGGGCCTTCGACCACGACGAGGTGGCCTACAATTACCGGCTGCCCAACCTGAATGCCGCGCTCGGCTGTGCGCAGTTCGAGATGCTGGACCGGTTCCTCGCGGAGAAAAGGGCGCTGGCCGAGGCGTACGAACGGGCGCTGACCGGCATTCCGGGAGTGGAGTTTTTCCGCGAGCCGGACGGGTGCCGCGGGAATTATTGGCTGAATGCGGTTCTTGTTCCCGACCGCGCCGCGCGGGACAGCCTGCTCGAGCGGCTGAACGGCGAGGGTATCCATGCCCGCCCGTGCTGGACACCGATGCATGAGCTGCCCTTCAACCGGGATTGCCCGCGGGGCCCACTCGGCGTGACCGAAGCTCTGGTGGACCGGATCGTCAATCTTCCGAGCAGCGCCAAACTCGGCCGCAGAGTGTAG
- the neuC gene encoding UDP-N-acetylglucosamine 2-epimerase, whose protein sequence is MAERIAGVTGSRADFGIQRPVLDALRAAPDFELDLYVTGMHLSPRFGHTVDEVEAAGFEIAGKIDCDASGGSDLEVAHSTSAALAGFADAWAGRRPDLVLLLGDRFETFAAASAAYLLNIPIAHMIGGDVTSGSLDDGLRHAISKFSHLHFTTNEPARERLIRMGEHPDTIFTTGTPALDAILSRDLLPREQVERRVGAPLGARFLVATFHPATADKGAPSEQFAELLAAFEDLPADMTALVTYANADSGGAELNRLLEVAEERSDRIIARDSLGQELYFSALKHAVMVVGNSSSGLYEAPSFGIPTVNIGCRQDGRLKAPSVIDCSPERSAITAAMVKAVEMDCSGTVNPYGDGRATERVLSALRKFMPFEKLGMKRFFDA, encoded by the coding sequence ATGGCGGAACGTATCGCCGGCGTGACCGGAAGCCGCGCTGATTTCGGAATCCAGAGACCGGTGCTCGACGCGCTCCGCGCGGCGCCGGACTTCGAGCTGGATCTCTATGTGACCGGCATGCATCTCTCGCCCCGCTTCGGGCATACGGTGGACGAAGTCGAGGCGGCGGGTTTCGAGATTGCGGGAAAGATCGATTGCGACGCTTCCGGTGGCAGCGATCTCGAGGTCGCGCATTCGACCAGCGCGGCGCTTGCCGGATTTGCCGACGCGTGGGCCGGACGGCGTCCCGATCTGGTGCTGCTGCTCGGTGACCGCTTCGAGACCTTCGCCGCCGCGTCGGCGGCCTATCTGCTCAATATTCCGATCGCGCATATGATCGGCGGGGACGTCACCTCCGGATCGCTCGACGATGGATTGCGCCACGCGATCTCGAAATTCTCGCATCTCCATTTCACGACCAACGAGCCCGCACGGGAGCGCCTGATCCGGATGGGTGAGCATCCGGACACGATCTTCACCACCGGAACACCGGCGCTCGACGCGATCCTGTCGCGCGACCTGCTCCCGCGGGAGCAGGTGGAACGCCGGGTCGGCGCCCCCCTCGGGGCGCGTTTTCTCGTCGCGACATTCCACCCCGCGACAGCGGACAAGGGGGCGCCCTCCGAACAGTTCGCGGAGCTGCTTGCCGCGTTCGAGGATTTGCCCGCGGACATGACCGCGCTCGTCACCTACGCCAACGCGGACTCGGGAGGAGCGGAACTCAACCGGCTCCTGGAGGTAGCGGAAGAACGTTCGGACCGGATCATTGCCCGCGACTCGCTCGGGCAGGAGCTCTATTTCTCCGCCCTGAAGCACGCCGTCATGGTTGTCGGCAATTCTTCGAGCGGCCTTTACGAGGCTCCGTCGTTTGGGATCCCGACGGTGAATATCGGGTGCCGGCAGGATGGCCGCCTCAAGGCGCCGTCGGTCATCGATTGTTCGCCCGAGCGCAGCGCGATCACAGCCGCTATGGTCAAGGCAGTCGAAATGGATTGTTCGGGGACGGTTAACCCATATGGCGACGGTCGCGCGACGGAACGTGTGCTATCGGCTCTCAGAAAGTTCATGCCGTTCGAAAAGCTCGGCATGAAACGGTTCTTCGACGCTTGA
- a CDS encoding glycosyltransferase gives MAQIIYLSVKNLEVPIGGVIVQAEHVATLCRAGFDAKVSSTFEGGRPDWINPDASFANGKLLPIRSGDTLVLHDSLPRHIFDRFISLSVRRVFFCQNHYYLDSTLQPHERLSDFPIDAFLCVSEPIAEYLRKVHGVENPVIVRPAIRPAPMVDGPKKLQVCYMPRKRVVEFGTVMYGMYFQYPELRQTAFSSIHKMHPDKVAERMAESAIFLSLSTHEGLGLPPLEAMAAGCVVVGYHGGGGLDYATEQNGRWYDEATPDNLVHLLGDTLTRLRADPDCFASMIEAGRRTAAGYSQSNMEKQLLDFWSAFC, from the coding sequence ATGGCTCAGATTATCTATCTCTCAGTCAAGAACCTCGAAGTTCCGATCGGTGGCGTAATCGTGCAAGCCGAGCATGTCGCCACACTCTGTCGCGCGGGTTTTGACGCGAAGGTTTCGAGCACTTTCGAAGGCGGGCGCCCTGACTGGATCAATCCGGATGCATCGTTCGCAAATGGAAAGCTGCTTCCGATCCGGTCCGGCGATACGCTCGTGCTGCACGATTCGCTGCCTCGGCATATCTTCGATCGTTTCATATCTCTGTCCGTCCGGCGCGTGTTCTTCTGCCAGAACCATTATTATCTCGACAGCACGCTCCAGCCTCATGAACGGCTCTCGGATTTTCCAATCGACGCGTTCCTTTGCGTCTCCGAGCCGATTGCGGAATATCTGCGAAAGGTACACGGAGTCGAGAATCCGGTGATCGTCCGGCCGGCAATTCGTCCCGCTCCGATGGTCGACGGGCCGAAGAAGCTGCAGGTCTGCTACATGCCGCGAAAGCGTGTCGTGGAATTCGGTACGGTGATGTACGGAATGTACTTTCAGTATCCGGAACTGCGTCAGACTGCCTTCTCCAGTATCCACAAGATGCATCCGGACAAAGTCGCCGAGCGCATGGCGGAAAGCGCGATCTTTCTATCGTTGAGCACGCATGAAGGCCTCGGATTGCCGCCGTTGGAAGCGATGGCAGCGGGGTGCGTGGTCGTCGGCTATCACGGCGGTGGAGGTCTCGATTATGCGACGGAGCAGAATGGCCGCTGGTATGACGAAGCGACGCCGGACAATCTCGTGCACCTGCTGGGCGACACTTTGACGCGTCTTCGAGCCGACCCGGACTGTTTCGCCTCCATGATCGAGGCCGGCCGGCGGACGGCAGCCGGGTACTCCCAGTCGAACATGGAAAAGCAGCTGCTCGATTTCTGGAGCGCGTTCTGTTGA
- a CDS encoding glycosyltransferase family protein — protein sequence MIGFVLTEGEVAREEKLAFYRSQTARLGVAGVEAQIFKFTGAVESLPEPGWLVVFDVNRPPALQAALDESGHLLAPLVWNPYAFFGGPQARIRKSAATLAVIVPGEPWRQKLSRYRLGKHVLGVKVTTDFPGRESGARQSAPRPVSRIGYFSAGKSYLAHIRGSVTRIRQDFADLEWVEMDYENPVAWRRAVPECDLFLSMRGLCGSALPLLDLMAAGVIVCGTHSGGLSEVATAENGLWVDSATADRFVEVLMDGLARARTDPEWRRSLAENARATALALDADATFETNLPIWKQLLTLAASRS from the coding sequence TTGATCGGTTTCGTTCTGACCGAGGGGGAAGTGGCCCGTGAAGAGAAGCTGGCCTTTTACCGCAGCCAGACAGCGCGGCTCGGAGTCGCGGGGGTCGAGGCGCAGATTTTCAAGTTCACCGGTGCCGTCGAGTCGCTCCCGGAACCCGGTTGGCTCGTCGTTTTCGATGTGAACCGTCCTCCGGCATTGCAGGCCGCATTGGACGAATCGGGGCATCTCCTGGCGCCGCTTGTTTGGAACCCCTACGCGTTTTTCGGGGGACCTCAAGCAAGGATACGCAAATCTGCGGCGACCCTCGCCGTCATTGTGCCGGGTGAGCCATGGCGGCAGAAACTCAGCCGCTATCGTCTTGGAAAACATGTCCTAGGCGTCAAGGTCACGACCGATTTTCCGGGCCGGGAGTCGGGCGCCAGACAGTCTGCTCCGAGGCCGGTTTCACGGATCGGGTATTTTTCGGCCGGCAAGTCCTATCTCGCTCATATACGCGGTTCGGTAACACGGATAAGGCAGGATTTCGCGGATCTCGAATGGGTCGAGATGGATTACGAGAACCCCGTTGCGTGGCGGCGCGCTGTCCCGGAATGCGACCTGTTCCTCTCCATGCGCGGCCTATGCGGGTCGGCATTGCCTCTTCTCGATCTGATGGCCGCGGGTGTTATCGTCTGCGGTACCCATAGCGGGGGGCTGAGCGAGGTCGCGACGGCGGAAAACGGTCTGTGGGTCGACAGTGCGACAGCCGACAGGTTCGTCGAGGTTCTGATGGACGGACTGGCACGGGCGCGCACAGATCCGGAGTGGCGTCGAAGTTTGGCCGAGAATGCGAGGGCGACGGCGCTCGCGCTCGATGCAGATGCGACTTTCGAAACGAATCTGCCGATCTGGAAACAGCTTCTGACACTCGCTGCGTCACGTTCCTAG
- a CDS encoding glycosyltransferase, protein MTEKSRAKSTNPPVHAIGWFEGRFGYNVHTRNFFDSLARLVPVAASPLMLQDGPWQADRDILCRVPALTPRATVALLYAEMMDILDGAPGRRIAYTVWESTVYPPNWIEKLRSADEVWIPSAWGRRILIENGLAPDSVHVVPEGVDPALFNPAIVPTTALQAFSGFKFLNVGRFETRKGTRLLIETFDRAFGPNDEVCLILACDNHHDPDFDIARILRSLNLRYPGRIAFIPPVRSHARFAELYRACDAFVAPFRAEGWGLPVCEAMACGLPVIATDYSGPTEFMDESVYRIGCEIEEITDPLYLSSATAGGRWAEPDPDHLCELLRDVYRNREDAARRGMAGSRHILGHFTWDDAANVALARLGT, encoded by the coding sequence TTGACTGAGAAAAGCCGCGCGAAAAGCACGAATCCGCCGGTCCACGCGATCGGCTGGTTTGAAGGGCGTTTCGGCTACAACGTCCACACGCGCAATTTTTTCGACAGCCTCGCGCGTCTGGTTCCTGTCGCAGCCTCTCCCCTGATGCTGCAGGACGGGCCATGGCAAGCAGACCGCGATATTCTGTGCCGAGTCCCCGCCCTGACACCACGGGCGACCGTGGCACTGCTGTACGCGGAGATGATGGATATCCTCGACGGGGCGCCGGGCCGGAGAATCGCCTATACGGTCTGGGAATCTACCGTCTATCCGCCCAACTGGATCGAGAAACTGCGGTCTGCCGACGAGGTCTGGATTCCGTCTGCATGGGGCCGGCGGATCCTGATTGAAAATGGTCTTGCACCGGACTCCGTCCATGTCGTGCCGGAGGGGGTAGATCCGGCGCTCTTCAACCCCGCGATTGTGCCCACCACCGCGCTCCAGGCCTTTTCAGGGTTTAAATTCCTCAATGTCGGGCGGTTCGAGACGCGCAAGGGAACTCGCCTCTTGATCGAGACCTTCGACCGGGCCTTCGGGCCGAACGACGAGGTCTGTCTCATCCTGGCCTGCGACAACCATCATGATCCTGATTTCGACATTGCCAGGATTCTTCGTTCGCTGAATCTTCGTTATCCTGGACGGATCGCGTTCATACCTCCCGTGCGCAGCCACGCGCGCTTTGCCGAACTCTACCGGGCCTGCGATGCTTTCGTCGCACCTTTCCGGGCCGAAGGCTGGGGTCTGCCAGTCTGCGAAGCGATGGCCTGCGGCTTGCCAGTGATCGCAACGGATTATAGCGGCCCGACGGAATTCATGGACGAGTCGGTCTACCGGATCGGCTGCGAGATCGAGGAGATCACTGACCCGCTTTACCTGTCGTCCGCAACCGCAGGAGGGCGCTGGGCCGAGCCGGACCCCGATCATCTCTGCGAACTTCTGCGAGACGTCTACAGGAACCGTGAAGATGCAGCCCGGCGCGGTATGGCGGGTTCGCGCCATATTCTCGGACATTTCACCTGGGACGACGCGGCAAACGTGGCTCTCGCCCGCCTAGGAACGTGA
- a CDS encoding glycosyltransferase family 4 protein: MAADKIGIAWAVDPKSGWGIYGYNIIRHLCLRTQYTPVALEVSDLGFVDPLEAGLIKDRTSVPLNENPECLAPYAGTGRRLPFPVLHARGGNAAPQFSKLSNGVIGRRNHALTFFENARITARDVDIYNRFASVGAGSTWNASLLKAAGVKNVAAILQGVDPSLFHPAPKRGCFEGRFVIFAGGKMEYRKGQDIALKAVKIFVDRHPDTLLLCVWGNHWPEAWSYKQFISSPYIDSVPPPDAEGRLQLPKWFEAFGLGRQNLHAFSSFPHIHTAALMREADVGLFPNRCEGGTNLVAMEAMACGLPTIISRNTGHLDIIHDGACLPLESQDEVPAFHRSIDTAGWGESSVDEIVEALEFAYQNRDEAAEIGRKGAQRMHELSWDRQIAKLLAFIEAHGLD; this comes from the coding sequence ATGGCGGCGGACAAGATCGGCATAGCCTGGGCGGTGGATCCCAAATCCGGTTGGGGCATCTACGGATACAACATCATCCGGCACCTCTGCCTTCGCACCCAGTACACTCCGGTTGCTCTGGAGGTATCCGACCTTGGCTTCGTGGACCCGCTCGAGGCGGGCCTGATCAAAGACAGAACCTCCGTCCCGCTGAACGAAAACCCGGAATGCCTGGCGCCGTATGCCGGGACCGGAAGACGTCTTCCATTCCCGGTTCTCCACGCCCGCGGTGGCAACGCGGCCCCCCAATTCTCCAAGCTTTCCAATGGGGTCATCGGCCGGAGGAACCATGCTCTGACGTTTTTCGAGAACGCCAGGATCACTGCCCGCGATGTCGACATATACAATCGCTTCGCCAGTGTCGGCGCGGGATCGACATGGAATGCGAGCCTCCTCAAGGCCGCCGGAGTGAAAAATGTCGCGGCCATCCTGCAGGGCGTCGATCCGTCCCTCTTCCACCCTGCGCCGAAGCGAGGATGTTTCGAGGGCAGATTTGTGATATTCGCCGGCGGCAAGATGGAATATCGCAAGGGCCAGGATATCGCGCTGAAGGCGGTGAAGATCTTCGTCGACCGGCACCCGGACACCCTGCTGCTCTGCGTCTGGGGAAATCACTGGCCGGAAGCCTGGTCATACAAGCAGTTCATAAGTTCTCCATATATCGACTCTGTGCCGCCGCCGGACGCGGAAGGTCGCCTGCAGCTTCCGAAATGGTTCGAGGCGTTCGGCTTGGGTCGGCAGAATCTCCATGCCTTCAGCTCCTTTCCGCACATTCATACCGCGGCCCTGATGCGCGAAGCGGATGTTGGACTCTTCCCGAACCGCTGCGAGGGCGGAACCAACCTCGTCGCCATGGAAGCAATGGCCTGCGGGCTGCCGACAATCATTTCCCGCAATACGGGCCACCTCGACATCATTCATGACGGTGCATGTCTGCCATTGGAGTCTCAGGACGAGGTCCCCGCATTCCACAGGAGCATCGATACCGCCGGATGGGGCGAATCCTCCGTCGATGAAATCGTCGAGGCACTGGAGTTCGCCTATCAGAACCGGGATGAAGCCGCGGAAATCGGCCGCAAGGGCGCGCAGCGGATGCATGAGCTTTCCTGGGATCGGCAAATCGCGAAACTGCTCGCCTTCATCGAAGCCCATGGCCTTGACTGA
- a CDS encoding GDP-mannose 4,6-dehydratase produces MGGTSVQGIAVVTGGAGFIGSHMVDLLLSEGLHVRVVDNFVGGHRSNLEHHKGDANLEVFEADIRDMDSIRPAFGDARYVFHFAGIGDIVPSIERPIDYMATNVQGTVHVLECARAVGIEKLVYAASSSCYGLAETPTLETHPIRPQYPYALSKFQGEEAVMHWHQVYGLPANSVRIFNAYGTRVRTTGAYGAVFGVFLRQKLAGKPYTVVGDGTQERDFIYASDLAKAFLAAARTEKSGEIYNAGGGNPQSINRLVELLEGEVVYVPKRPGEPDVTWADITKIQSELGWAPEIPFEEGVRRMLADIGRWKDAPLWDPDSIANATKTWFTYLGDGPKG; encoded by the coding sequence ATGGGCGGAACCAGTGTGCAGGGCATCGCAGTCGTCACTGGCGGGGCGGGCTTCATCGGCAGCCACATGGTCGATCTCTTGCTGTCGGAAGGTTTGCATGTCCGTGTCGTCGACAATTTCGTCGGTGGACACCGGAGCAATCTCGAACATCATAAAGGCGATGCGAATCTGGAAGTTTTCGAGGCGGATATTCGGGACATGGACTCGATCCGCCCGGCGTTCGGCGACGCGCGCTACGTCTTTCACTTTGCCGGTATCGGCGACATCGTGCCCTCGATCGAGAGGCCGATCGATTATATGGCGACGAATGTCCAGGGTACGGTTCACGTTCTCGAATGCGCCCGCGCTGTGGGGATCGAGAAGCTCGTCTACGCCGCTTCGTCGTCCTGTTACGGACTTGCCGAGACGCCGACGCTGGAGACCCATCCGATCCGGCCGCAATATCCCTATGCCCTGAGCAAGTTCCAGGGAGAGGAAGCGGTGATGCATTGGCATCAGGTCTACGGTCTGCCGGCCAATTCGGTCCGAATTTTCAATGCCTACGGCACGCGGGTCCGTACGACCGGGGCCTACGGCGCGGTGTTCGGAGTGTTTCTGCGTCAGAAACTTGCAGGCAAGCCGTACACGGTCGTCGGCGACGGCACCCAGGAGCGTGACTTCATCTATGCATCCGATCTGGCGAAAGCCTTCCTGGCAGCGGCGCGGACCGAGAAGAGCGGCGAGATCTACAATGCGGGTGGCGGCAATCCGCAATCGATCAACCGGCTCGTCGAGCTGCTTGAGGGTGAGGTCGTCTATGTGCCGAAACGGCCCGGCGAGCCCGACGTGACCTGGGCGGACATCACCAAGATCCAGAGCGAACTCGGCTGGGCGCCGGAGATTCCGTTCGAGGAGGGCGTGCGCCGCATGTTGGCCGATATCGGGCGCTGGAAGGATGCGCCGCTCTGGGACCCGGACTCGATCGCAAACGCGACCAAGACCTGGTTCACTTATCTCGGCGACGGGCCGAAGGGTTGA
- a CDS encoding Gfo/Idh/MocA family protein, with protein sequence MNAAGANRARIGVLGCGRVSARYREVFRDELTDIADVVAVTDFDAGKSASFAKDVGGSPVVQDIDALIATKPDLICILTESGNHYKHAKRVLEAGINVIVEKPVALRLEHAAELSEIAGTRGLICAEIKQNRYNPAMRFLRRAVDEGRFGKLVTVGIRVHWSRDQSYYDDPWHGRWLMDGGVLSQQAIHHIDAMRWLGGPIEAVCAQGRAVINKLEAEDTATAIVRFENGAMGTIEATTAARPRDFEASLHIVGDKALAKVGGRAINLVETWESVEPQPGDEDVIETCSQEVPTSYGLGHGPYIREVIDCWRAGKTDVPVSVDEGSKALAFLHALYRSMEIGGWVELKDGPKSERLGL encoded by the coding sequence ATGAATGCGGCGGGGGCGAATCGGGCTCGGATCGGGGTTCTTGGGTGTGGCCGGGTATCGGCGCGGTACCGAGAGGTGTTCCGCGACGAGCTCACCGATATCGCGGATGTCGTCGCCGTCACGGATTTCGATGCCGGCAAGTCAGCCTCCTTCGCCAAGGATGTCGGCGGCAGCCCCGTGGTACAGGATATCGACGCGCTGATCGCGACGAAGCCGGATCTGATCTGCATCCTGACCGAGTCGGGAAACCATTATAAGCACGCGAAGAGGGTGCTCGAGGCCGGGATCAACGTGATCGTCGAGAAGCCGGTCGCCCTGCGTCTGGAGCACGCCGCCGAGCTTTCGGAGATCGCCGGGACACGGGGGCTGATCTGCGCCGAAATCAAGCAGAACCGTTACAATCCGGCGATGCGGTTCCTGCGCCGTGCCGTCGATGAGGGCCGTTTCGGGAAACTCGTGACGGTCGGCATCAGGGTGCATTGGAGCCGCGACCAGTCTTATTATGACGACCCCTGGCACGGCCGCTGGCTGATGGATGGGGGCGTGCTGTCCCAGCAGGCGATCCACCATATCGACGCGATGCGCTGGCTCGGCGGTCCGATCGAGGCCGTCTGCGCCCAGGGACGCGCTGTCATCAACAAGCTCGAGGCCGAGGATACCGCGACCGCGATCGTGCGCTTCGAGAACGGGGCCATGGGCACCATCGAGGCGACGACCGCCGCGCGGCCGAGGGATTTCGAGGCCTCGCTCCATATCGTCGGGGACAAGGCGCTGGCCAAGGTCGGCGGCCGCGCGATCAACTTGGTGGAAACTTGGGAATCGGTCGAGCCGCAGCCTGGCGACGAAGACGTGATCGAGACCTGCTCGCAGGAGGTTCCGACCAGCTACGGGCTCGGGCACGGACCCTATATCCGCGAGGTGATCGACTGCTGGCGTGCCGGCAAGACGGATGTGCCGGTTTCGGTCGATGAGGGCAGCAAGGCGCTCGCCTTTCTACACGCGCTCTATCGCAGCATGGAGATCGGTGGCTGGGTCGAACTGAAGGACGGCCCGAAATCGGAGCGTCTGGGGCTCTAG